The DNA window AGCACATTATGAGAGAACCAAACCACACGTAAATATAGGAACAATAGGTCACGTAGACCATGGTAAAACAACATTGACAGCAGCAATCACAACAGTATTAAATCAAAGATTTGGCTCAGGAGAAATAATGAGTTATGACAATATAGACAAAGCACCAGAAGAAAGAGAAAGAGGGATAACAATATCCACATCTCACGTAGAATATGAAACAGCAAATCGTCACTACGCACATGTAGACTGCCCAGGGCATGCTGACTATGTAAAGAACATGATCACAGGAGCAGCACAAATGGA is part of the Sporanaerobacter acetigenes DSM 13106 genome and encodes:
- a CDS encoding GTP-binding protein yields the protein MGKAHYERTKPHVNIGTIGHVDHGKTTLTAAITTVLNQRFGSGEIMSYDNIDKAPEERERGITISTSHVEYETANRHYAHVDCPGHADYVKNMITGAAQM